The following nucleotide sequence is from Psychroflexus torquis ATCC 700755.
TGCTCTGCAAATTCAGCAGAATATCCATGAAATGGGCTTTTATGAATTCCTGAAATAAATCCCTCAACAATTTGAGACGCTAATAAGGGCAAATTTGAAATCGTTGAGGGCCTCTTAGTTTCAGAATTGATATCCATAAATAGATTTTTTATTAAAAATAAAAAAGGCTTGATTTAAACAAAACCAAGCCTTTTAACTTATAACTATTGAAGATGTTTACTATAACAGGTTATCAATAGCCTCTTTGTAAGTTTCTTTTTGAGCAACGCCAACTTGACGGTTTACCATTTCACCATTTTTAAAAAACAGTACAGTTGGAATATTTCTAACTCCATATTTAGCGGCGAACTCTTGGTTTTGATCTACATCCATTTTAGCAATGACAGCTTTTCCCTCATATTCAGTATTTAATTCGTCGATGATGGGCCCTACCATTCTACAAGGTCCACACCAAGCAGCCCAAAAATCTACTAATACTGGTATGTCACTTTCTAAAACTTTTTCTTGAAAATCTTTGTCTGTTATCTCTAATGTCATAATGCAATTTATTTATTTATTCAAAATTAGGGTTTAAGGCGGAATATGTAACTTAATTATATATTAATTAATCTTATTTAAGAATCAGACTTTCTTATGTTAATATGTTCTCCATTTGATACTGCAGCCCATACTAGGTTTCTGATCTTTTAATACCTTTCTATTATTGAGCAAAGCATCTAAAGCTTCT
It contains:
- the trxA gene encoding thioredoxin codes for the protein MTLEITDKDFQEKVLESDIPVLVDFWAAWCGPCRMVGPIIDELNTEYEGKAVIAKMDVDQNQEFAAKYGVRNIPTVLFFKNGEMVNRQVGVAQKETYKEAIDNLL